The Streptomyces tendae genome has a window encoding:
- a CDS encoding endonuclease/exonuclease/phosphatase family protein, with translation MPSKPTARLAALTVAAVCSAASTVVLTTPAHAESVRIHDIQGDTRVSPYAGKQVTDVTGIVTGVRTYGSSRGFWMQDAAPDADPATSEGVFVFTSSTPQGVAVGDEVSVSGTVTEFVPGGASSGNQSVTEITKPTVTVVSRGNPVPAPATLDARSVPAAYAPKGDPAAGGSVNALRLRPSAYALDLYETLEGMNVRVADARVVGATDPYTELWVTVKPQENRNRRGGTVYGSYDAQNTGRLQIQSLGSASAFPDANVGDVLAGATTGPLDYNQYGGYTLVASELGALESGGTERETTRRQHRSELAIATYNVENLDPSDDTFAAHADAIVHHLSSPDIVSLEEIQDNNGAKDDGTVAADETLEKLIDAVEAAGGPRYDWRAVDPADKEDGGEPGGNIRQAFLFNPARVSFTDRPGGDATTPTDVVKVRGKAALTLSPGRVAPDSAAFEDSRKPLAGEFVFRGRTVVVIANHFSSKGGDQGLTSQYQPPVRGSETQRHLQAQEVHDFAAKILKVQKNAAVVALGDINDFEFSRTTALMEGGGTLWSAIKSLPASERYSYVYQGNSQALDQILISPSIRRTCSFDYDSVHINAEFHDQISDHDPQVLRFKP, from the coding sequence TTGCCGAGCAAGCCGACCGCGCGTCTCGCCGCGCTCACCGTCGCCGCCGTGTGTTCCGCGGCGTCCACCGTCGTCCTCACGACGCCCGCGCACGCCGAGTCCGTGCGCATCCACGACATCCAGGGCGACACCCGCGTGTCGCCGTACGCCGGCAAGCAGGTCACGGACGTGACCGGAATCGTCACCGGCGTCCGTACCTACGGTTCGTCCCGCGGCTTCTGGATGCAGGACGCCGCCCCGGACGCCGACCCGGCCACCAGTGAGGGCGTGTTCGTCTTCACCAGTTCCACGCCGCAGGGCGTCGCGGTGGGCGACGAGGTCTCCGTCTCCGGCACGGTCACGGAGTTCGTCCCCGGCGGCGCGTCGTCCGGGAACCAGTCGGTGACCGAGATCACCAAGCCCACCGTCACGGTCGTCTCCCGGGGCAACCCGGTCCCGGCCCCGGCGACCCTCGACGCGCGCTCGGTCCCGGCCGCGTACGCGCCGAAGGGTGACCCGGCGGCCGGCGGCTCGGTCAACGCGCTGCGCCTGCGCCCGTCCGCCTACGCCCTCGACCTGTACGAGACCCTGGAGGGCATGAACGTCCGGGTGGCCGACGCCCGGGTGGTGGGCGCCACCGACCCGTACACCGAGCTGTGGGTCACGGTGAAGCCCCAGGAGAACCGCAACCGGCGCGGGGGCACGGTCTACGGCTCGTACGACGCCCAGAACACCGGCCGGCTGCAGATCCAGTCCCTGGGCAGCGCGTCCGCCTTCCCCGACGCGAACGTCGGCGACGTCCTCGCCGGCGCGACCACCGGCCCCCTGGACTACAACCAGTACGGCGGCTACACCCTGGTGGCGAGCGAGCTCGGCGCCCTGGAGTCCGGTGGCACCGAGCGCGAGACGACCCGCAGGCAGCACCGCTCCGAACTGGCGATAGCCACCTACAACGTCGAGAACCTCGACCCGTCCGACGACACCTTCGCCGCGCACGCCGACGCGATCGTGCACCACCTCTCCTCGCCCGACATCGTGTCGCTGGAGGAGATCCAGGACAACAACGGCGCCAAGGACGACGGCACGGTCGCCGCCGACGAGACGCTGGAGAAGCTGATCGACGCCGTCGAGGCGGCCGGCGGCCCGCGGTACGACTGGCGCGCCGTCGACCCGGCCGACAAGGAGGACGGCGGCGAACCGGGCGGCAACATCCGTCAGGCGTTCCTGTTCAACCCGGCCCGGGTCTCCTTCACCGACCGGCCCGGCGGCGACGCCACCACGCCGACCGACGTCGTCAAGGTCCGCGGCAAGGCCGCCCTGACCCTCTCCCCCGGCCGCGTCGCCCCGGACTCCGCGGCCTTCGAGGACAGCCGCAAGCCGCTGGCCGGCGAGTTCGTCTTCCGCGGCCGTACGGTCGTCGTCATCGCCAACCACTTCTCGTCCAAGGGCGGCGACCAGGGTCTGACCTCGCAGTACCAGCCGCCGGTGCGCGGTTCGGAGACGCAGCGCCACCTGCAGGCGCAGGAGGTCCACGACTTCGCGGCGAAGATCCTCAAGGTCCAGAAGAACGCGGCGGTCGTGGCGCTCGGCGACATCAACGACTTCGAGTTCTCCCGCACCACCGCGCTCATGGAGGGCGGCGGCACGCTCTGGTCCGCGATCAAGTCGCTGCCCGCGTCGGAGCGTTACTCCTACGTGTACCAGGGCAACAGCCAGGCGCTCGACCAGATCCTGATCAGCCCGTCCATCCGCCGCACGTGCTCCTTCGACTACGACAGCGTGCACATCAACGCGGAGTTCCACGACCAGATCAGCGACCACGACCCGCAGGTCCTGCGCTTCAAGCCGTGA
- a CDS encoding DUF3618 domain-containing protein — MDAASEAAAHGAKGPDELRREIERTRHELGDTVEELAGKMDVKARARARADELRDRAGAMTVQMRSSAAHAGEVGKQHRTQLMAAAGALVMLAVGAVMVQRRHH; from the coding sequence ATGGACGCCGCGAGCGAGGCGGCGGCGCACGGGGCCAAGGGCCCGGACGAGCTGCGCCGCGAGATCGAGCGGACCCGGCACGAACTCGGCGACACCGTCGAGGAGCTGGCCGGGAAGATGGACGTCAAGGCACGGGCGCGGGCACGCGCCGACGAGCTGCGGGACCGGGCCGGCGCGATGACCGTGCAGATGCGCAGCAGCGCCGCCCACGCGGGTGAGGTCGGCAAGCAGCACCGCACGCAGCTGATGGCCGCCGCGGGCGCGCTGGTGATGCTCGCGGTGGGTGCGGTGATGGTGCAGCGCCGACACCACTGA